A single genomic interval of Mucilaginibacter robiniae harbors:
- a CDS encoding DUF2851 family protein, translated as MLFTENFLHYIWKFKLFNHDSLQTTSGEELQILSAGLHNHDSGPDFHNARIRIGETTWAGNVEIHVSSSDWRKHKHQDDAAYHNVILHVVYHDDEPLHQPSGQKVATLILKNRISGDLYARYHQLVYGNQQVIPCEGSIKNIKSITLHNWLTRVLVERLQKKSLAIIQALQYNRGNWEETFYQQLAISFGFKVNALPFELLAKALPQNLLGKHKNSSLQIEALIFGQAGFLADEFTDTYPNILKAEYLFLQKKYGLVPIEKHLWKFMRLRPQNFPTIRLAQFAALIMQSNHLLSKVLETDDVTALRKLFTVTHVNEYWENHYRFDKEAKPSPKNMGQASVNLLLLNTLAVFLFSYGHHQQLQPYVNRSLQLLENLPVEQNHIINDFEDLGIKINSAFESQALLELRNSYCNFKKCLQCGVGNQILNIT; from the coding sequence ATGCTTTTCACCGAAAATTTTTTGCACTATATATGGAAGTTTAAGCTGTTTAATCATGATAGCTTGCAAACTACTAGTGGTGAAGAATTGCAGATTCTATCGGCAGGTTTGCATAACCACGATTCCGGACCTGATTTTCATAATGCTCGTATCCGGATAGGTGAAACAACATGGGCTGGTAATGTAGAAATCCATGTATCATCATCAGACTGGCGTAAGCATAAGCATCAGGATGATGCCGCTTATCATAATGTGATACTGCATGTTGTTTATCATGATGATGAACCTCTACATCAGCCATCGGGTCAGAAAGTAGCTACTTTGATTTTAAAAAATCGAATCTCTGGTGATTTATATGCCAGGTATCATCAACTGGTTTATGGTAACCAGCAGGTTATTCCTTGTGAGGGTAGTATTAAAAATATCAAAAGTATAACTCTGCACAATTGGCTTACCCGGGTATTGGTTGAGCGTCTTCAAAAAAAATCACTCGCCATTATACAAGCTTTGCAATACAATCGTGGCAATTGGGAAGAAACTTTCTACCAGCAGCTGGCTATTAGCTTCGGTTTCAAGGTGAATGCTTTGCCTTTTGAGTTGTTGGCTAAAGCATTACCCCAGAACTTACTAGGTAAACATAAAAACAGTTCGTTACAGATTGAGGCGTTGATATTTGGCCAAGCAGGGTTTTTAGCAGATGAGTTTACAGACACGTATCCAAATATACTCAAGGCAGAATACCTGTTTTTGCAGAAGAAGTACGGTTTAGTACCTATTGAAAAACATTTATGGAAGTTTATGCGCTTGCGGCCTCAAAACTTTCCGACTATACGCTTAGCCCAATTTGCTGCTTTAATAATGCAATCCAATCACTTGTTATCTAAAGTGTTGGAAACTGATGATGTTACAGCGTTAAGAAAGCTTTTCACCGTAACCCATGTTAACGAGTATTGGGAAAATCATTACAGGTTTGATAAAGAAGCCAAGCCATCACCAAAAAATATGGGGCAGGCATCGGTTAATTTACTTTTATTAAATACTTTAGCAGTATTTTTGTTTAGTTATGGTCATCATCAGCAATTGCAACCTTACGTGAACAGGAGTTTACAGTTGCTGGAAAATTTACCTGTAGAACAAAACCATATCATCAACGACTTTGAAGACTTAGGTATAAAAATAAACTCTGCTTTTGAATCGCAGGCCTTATTGGAGCTGAGAAACAGCTATTGTAATTTCAAGAAGTGCTTGCAATGTGGGGTAGGTAACCAAATATTAAACATAACCTGA
- a CDS encoding SDR family NAD(P)-dependent oxidoreductase — protein MSTNKIALITGGSRGLGKNAALHLADKGIDVIVVYRSKEEEANNVVNAIEQKGQQAIALQLDIANTKAFDNFFQTLAESLQQKWNRNNFDFLINNAGIDAASPFAQTTEEDFDHLFNVHFKGVYFLTQKALPYIADGGRIINLSTGLTRFATPGYAAYASMKGAIEVFTKYLAKELGPRRIAANLVAPGIIETDFTKEAFTAHPQLNEYMSSITALGRVGQPDDIGGLIAFLCTDEARWINAQRIEASGGMFL, from the coding sequence ATGAGTACAAACAAGATAGCTTTGATTACCGGCGGTAGCCGCGGATTAGGCAAAAACGCTGCTTTACATTTAGCCGATAAAGGCATTGACGTAATTGTTGTTTACCGAAGTAAAGAAGAGGAAGCGAACAATGTAGTTAATGCGATTGAACAAAAAGGGCAACAAGCTATAGCTCTACAATTGGATATCGCCAACACAAAAGCATTTGATAATTTTTTTCAGACTTTAGCTGAATCTTTACAGCAAAAATGGAACCGCAACAATTTTGATTTTCTGATTAACAATGCTGGTATTGATGCAGCCTCACCATTTGCTCAAACAACTGAGGAAGACTTTGATCATTTGTTCAATGTGCATTTCAAAGGCGTTTACTTTTTAACGCAAAAGGCCTTACCTTATATTGCCGATGGTGGCCGCATTATCAATCTTTCTACAGGTTTAACGCGCTTTGCTACGCCGGGCTATGCTGCTTACGCATCCATGAAGGGTGCCATTGAGGTGTTTACTAAGTACCTGGCTAAAGAACTTGGCCCACGCCGCATTGCTGCCAACCTAGTAGCACCGGGTATTATTGAAACTGACTTTACCAAAGAAGCCTTTACGGCTCATCCTCAACTAAACGAATACATGTCATCTATTACAGCTTTGGGCCGTGTAGGTCAGCCAGATGATATTGGTGGCCTCATCGCTTTTCTATGTACCGATGAAGCTCGTTGGATTAATGCACAACGCATTGAAGCATCTGGTGGTATGTTTTTGTAA
- a CDS encoding aldo/keto reductase, which produces MSSSAKTLPLEITIGQNTQNPLTVYRLGYGTMRLTGPGIWGEPANREEALQILKNAVQVAGVNFIDTADYYGEDVTNRLIAEALYPYPKNLIICTKVGATRKPDKSWVAFNRPEQLRTSIDNNLRTLKQEQISLVHFRVMLDSDVPFEESIEAMFELQKEGKILHVGLSNVTRDQLELGLTKGHIATVENMYSYHQRTTLVIHHNENRGGEEVLDLCEKNQIPLIPYFSLVTSLPTQNDKIGMIAQKYQVSKAQINLAWLLHKSRWILPIPGTSSLAHLDENLQAANIQLTAEDMAYLG; this is translated from the coding sequence ATGTCATCATCTGCCAAAACCCTGCCTTTAGAAATTACTATAGGCCAAAACACACAAAATCCATTAACCGTGTACCGGTTAGGATATGGCACTATGCGCCTCACCGGACCGGGCATATGGGGCGAGCCAGCCAACCGCGAAGAAGCTTTGCAAATACTTAAAAATGCAGTGCAAGTAGCCGGTGTAAACTTTATTGATACCGCCGACTATTATGGAGAGGATGTAACCAACCGCCTGATAGCCGAGGCTTTGTACCCTTACCCTAAAAATTTAATTATTTGCACTAAAGTAGGTGCTACCCGTAAACCCGATAAAAGCTGGGTAGCCTTTAACCGCCCCGAACAATTACGTACCAGTATTGACAATAATTTGCGCACGCTGAAGCAAGAACAAATTTCGCTAGTACACTTCAGGGTAATGTTAGATAGCGATGTGCCTTTTGAGGAATCAATAGAAGCTATGTTTGAACTGCAGAAAGAAGGTAAAATTTTGCATGTGGGCCTAAGTAATGTAACCCGCGATCAATTGGAACTAGGCTTAACCAAAGGTCATATTGCTACGGTTGAAAACATGTACAGCTACCACCAGCGCACTACTTTGGTAATACACCATAACGAAAACCGGGGTGGTGAGGAAGTATTGGATTTGTGTGAAAAAAATCAGATTCCGCTTATTCCTTATTTCTCTTTAGTTACTTCTCTACCTACACAAAATGATAAAATAGGAATGATAGCGCAGAAGTATCAGGTAAGCAAAGCACAGATTAATCTAGCTTGGCTGCTACATAAATCACGTTGGATATTACCAATTCCGGGCACTTCATCGCTGGCTCACCTGGATGAAAACTTACAGGCTGCCAACATTCAGCTAACGGCAGAAGACATGGCCTACTTAGGTTAA
- a CDS encoding GAF domain-containing protein, translated as MPLQELKRLQAVNRFLKLETSRQEELDNIVKLAAEICQTPIALITILDESYTYVKHSTGTKVELIPREQTFCNHVLPAKQTLEVPDTLVDGRFVNLPLVTGDSKIRFYAGTPLSTHDGHNIGTLCVLDQEPRQLTDQQKLMLEILSRQIIHILEFEFSVNILKAQYVEARNSENKLRSFFESSESIHLLIGPEMEVLAHNKSFYDFVNKMYGVKIQIGMKAIDYVHHLYVYDFIKNFNLALIGTPIKHERLLDYGVAGSIWCHITYNPAYDREGNIIGISFNVSNINERKHHEQKILQQNQALRKIAYFQSHGLRKPVASILGLMNIVKMDGYGHNEESLTMMEAATMELDDMIHKIVSSTHLLDDEITINNDFTYPEMPVA; from the coding sequence ATGCCACTACAAGAACTTAAACGATTGCAAGCGGTAAACCGTTTCTTAAAATTAGAAACATCTAGGCAAGAAGAGCTAGATAACATTGTTAAACTAGCTGCTGAAATCTGCCAGACCCCAATTGCATTAATTACTATACTTGATGAAAGCTATACTTATGTTAAACATAGCACAGGCACGAAAGTAGAACTTATACCCCGTGAACAAACTTTTTGCAACCATGTACTTCCGGCAAAACAAACATTAGAAGTACCTGATACTTTAGTAGATGGGCGTTTTGTTAATCTTCCATTAGTAACAGGTGATTCTAAAATACGGTTTTATGCCGGAACCCCCTTAAGTACGCATGATGGACATAACATAGGTACTTTATGTGTGCTTGACCAAGAACCCAGGCAACTTACGGACCAACAAAAATTGATGCTTGAAATACTTTCACGTCAGATCATCCATATTCTGGAATTTGAATTCAGTGTAAATATTCTGAAAGCCCAATATGTTGAAGCACGCAATTCAGAAAATAAATTGCGTTCATTTTTTGAAAGTTCAGAATCAATACATCTATTAATTGGGCCAGAAATGGAAGTTCTGGCGCATAACAAATCGTTTTACGACTTTGTAAATAAGATGTATGGCGTGAAAATTCAGATTGGGATGAAAGCTATAGATTATGTTCATCATCTATATGTTTACGATTTTATTAAAAATTTTAATCTGGCTTTAATTGGAACACCTATAAAGCATGAAAGATTGCTGGATTACGGTGTAGCTGGATCAATTTGGTGCCATATTACCTATAACCCCGCTTATGACCGGGAAGGTAACATTATTGGTATTTCGTTTAATGTATCTAACATTAACGAACGCAAACATCATGAACAAAAAATATTACAGCAAAACCAGGCGCTGCGTAAAATAGCTTACTTTCAGTCACATGGATTACGCAAGCCTGTTGCTTCCATTTTGGGATTGATGAACATTGTTAAAATGGATGGCTACGGACATAATGAAGAATCATTAACCATGATGGAAGCAGCCACTATGGAGCTGGACGATATGATTCATAAAATAGTAAGCAGCACACACCTACTAGATGATGAAATAACCATAAACAACGACTTCACTTATCCTGAAATGCCAGTTGCCTGA
- a CDS encoding helix-turn-helix domain-containing protein, with the protein MNTSKLPKKIMLRQHEITADFMKIIDQHLDDVLANRVTEMFEIKDIADTIHIHPTHLSNTIKLVTGCSPCSFYEEKIMNIARQQLKETNKPVAAIAGQLTFDPSNFVKFFKRFEGTSPKQYREKEQATQSETEKSEMITI; encoded by the coding sequence ATGAACACCAGTAAGTTACCTAAAAAGATTATGCTTAGGCAGCATGAGATTACCGCTGATTTTATGAAGATAATAGATCAGCATCTGGATGATGTATTAGCTAACCGAGTTACCGAAATGTTCGAGATCAAGGATATTGCCGATACTATACACATTCACCCTACTCATTTAAGTAATACTATTAAACTTGTTACCGGCTGCTCGCCCTGTTCATTTTATGAAGAAAAGATTATGAACATTGCACGGCAGCAGCTTAAAGAAACTAACAAGCCTGTTGCTGCAATAGCCGGGCAGCTTACTTTTGATCCTTCTAATTTTGTTAAATTTTTTAAACGTTTTGAAGGCACTTCGCCTAAACAATACCGAGAAAAAGAACAAGCAACTCAATCAGAAACAGAAAAATCTGAAATGATCACCATTTGA
- a CDS encoding MFS transporter: MQNLENTPALTTAQRIKSIIGGSLGNLVEWYDWYIYSSFTLYFAGSFFPSQNATAQLLNSAGVFALGFLMRPIGGWVMGTFADKHGRKKALTLSVLLMSLGSLMITVVPTYQQIGIAAPIVLVLARVIQGLSVGGEYGTSATYLSEMAAKRHRGFYSSFQYVTLIMGQLLALSVLVLLQRVFLSEQQLHSWGWRIPFAVGAILAITVMYLRRSLHESVAITSTKTSSAQKGTLAGLLQHPKAVLTVIGLTVGGTVAFYTYTTYMQKFLVDTAGFSKAEATLISTLTTIVFMLMQPLFGAVSDRIGRRPLLIAFGLLGTLSTVPIMTSLSHTTSFWPALGLILIALLIVSGYTSINAVVKAELFPAEIRALGVGLPYAIAVSVFGGTAEYIALDFKQAGHASYFYWYVTACIAVSLVIYVFMNDTHKHSKIED; encoded by the coding sequence ATGCAAAATCTGGAAAATACACCTGCACTTACCACAGCACAACGCATCAAATCTATTATCGGTGGTTCGTTGGGTAATTTAGTAGAGTGGTATGATTGGTATATTTACTCTTCATTTACGTTGTATTTTGCCGGAAGCTTTTTCCCTTCGCAAAATGCAACTGCACAACTACTGAACAGTGCAGGCGTTTTTGCTTTAGGTTTTTTAATGCGACCTATTGGAGGTTGGGTAATGGGTACCTTTGCCGATAAACACGGGCGCAAAAAAGCATTAACCTTATCAGTACTGCTCATGAGCCTAGGTTCGCTCATGATTACAGTTGTACCCACCTACCAGCAAATAGGTATTGCCGCACCTATTGTTTTAGTATTAGCCCGTGTAATACAAGGTTTAAGCGTAGGTGGTGAATACGGAACCAGCGCCACTTACCTGAGCGAAATGGCTGCCAAACGGCACCGGGGCTTTTATTCCAGCTTTCAATATGTTACTCTAATTATGGGTCAACTCCTCGCATTGAGCGTATTGGTTTTGCTGCAACGGGTATTTTTATCAGAACAGCAATTGCACAGTTGGGGCTGGCGTATTCCTTTTGCAGTTGGAGCTATACTAGCCATAACTGTAATGTACCTGCGCCGTAGCTTACATGAATCGGTAGCTATAACATCTACAAAAACCAGCTCAGCTCAAAAAGGCACATTAGCGGGGTTACTGCAACACCCTAAAGCTGTACTTACAGTAATTGGTTTAACTGTTGGTGGTACAGTAGCTTTTTATACTTATACTACATACATGCAGAAGTTTTTGGTAGATACAGCCGGGTTTTCCAAAGCTGAGGCTACACTAATTTCCACCTTAACTACTATTGTGTTCATGTTGATGCAACCTCTATTTGGTGCTGTTTCTGATCGTATAGGCCGTCGGCCTTTGCTTATTGCCTTTGGGTTATTAGGTACGCTTAGTACCGTTCCCATCATGACCAGCCTAAGCCATACAACCAGCTTTTGGCCGGCTTTGGGGCTTATATTGATAGCCTTACTTATTGTGAGCGGATATACTTCTATTAATGCCGTAGTAAAAGCCGAATTATTCCCGGCTGAAATACGTGCGTTGGGCGTTGGCTTACCATATGCCATTGCCGTATCTGTGTTTGGCGGCACAGCCGAATACATTGCACTAGACTTTAAACAAGCCGGACATGCCAGCTATTTTTATTGGTATGTTACTGCTTGTATTGCCGTTTCATTAGTCATCTATGTATTTATGAACGACACCCATAAACACTCTAAAATTGAAGATTAA
- a CDS encoding cation:proton antiporter, producing the protein MHSSFLDHIDNQFHLPLSNPVLIFSLILFIILLSPLLLKKLRIPGVIGYIVAGIIISPHGFNILQKNAAVELFSTIGLLYIMFIAGIELDLKDFKTKKHKSLTFGLFTFAIPILLGFPVCYYVLHYPMVTSILTSSMFATHTLVAYPIVSRYGIAKNEAIAVTVGGTILTDTAVLIILAVVMGSVKGGLTFSFWIQLIVSLLIFSLIQFILLPKIAQWFFNRIENQTTSHYIFVLLMVFVSAFLAQLAGIEPIIGAFMAGLALNRLVSRSVKLTKQIEFVGNAIFIPFFLISVGMLVDLHVLFNGTHALLIAGCLTIVALLGKWLSACFTKYIFKYTRAQQQLIFGLSSSHAAATMAIILVGFQAGIIDENILNGTIILIMITCVAASLATEKAAIKIKKAEKEPEEIRLKYLV; encoded by the coding sequence ATGCATTCCAGTTTTTTGGACCACATTGACAACCAATTTCATTTACCCTTATCTAATCCGGTACTTATTTTTTCGCTTATACTTTTTATTATACTATTATCTCCCCTGCTGCTTAAAAAGTTGAGAATACCCGGGGTAATTGGTTACATTGTAGCTGGTATTATTATAAGTCCGCATGGGTTTAACATCTTGCAAAAAAATGCGGCTGTCGAATTATTCTCGACTATCGGCCTATTATACATCATGTTTATTGCCGGTATAGAGCTGGACCTAAAAGATTTTAAAACTAAAAAGCATAAAAGCCTCACCTTTGGCTTATTCACCTTTGCCATCCCTATTTTGTTAGGCTTTCCGGTTTGTTATTATGTATTGCACTACCCTATGGTTACTTCCATACTTACATCCAGTATGTTTGCTACCCATACGCTGGTTGCCTATCCAATTGTAAGTCGCTATGGTATTGCTAAAAATGAAGCTATAGCTGTAACTGTTGGCGGTACTATATTGACAGATACGGCCGTGCTCATTATACTGGCTGTTGTTATGGGATCAGTTAAAGGCGGTTTAACATTTTCATTCTGGATACAGCTTATTGTATCCTTGCTCATTTTCTCGTTAATCCAATTTATTTTACTACCTAAGATAGCGCAATGGTTCTTCAACCGCATAGAAAACCAAACTACCTCTCATTATATATTTGTGTTACTTATGGTGTTTGTTTCGGCATTTTTAGCACAATTAGCAGGTATTGAGCCAATTATTGGTGCTTTTATGGCTGGCTTAGCACTTAACCGGTTAGTATCACGTTCAGTTAAATTAACCAAGCAAATTGAGTTTGTGGGCAATGCTATATTTATCCCCTTTTTTCTGATTAGTGTAGGTATGCTGGTTGATTTGCATGTATTGTTCAATGGTACTCATGCCTTGCTCATTGCTGGTTGTTTAACTATAGTAGCATTATTAGGCAAATGGCTAAGTGCTTGCTTTACAAAATATATTTTTAAATACACCCGTGCTCAACAACAACTTATATTTGGATTGAGTAGCTCGCATGCAGCCGCTACCATGGCAATAATACTAGTGGGCTTTCAAGCTGGCATTATTGACGAAAATATATTAAACGGAACCATTATATTAATCATGATTACCTGTGTGGCAGCTTCGTTAGCTACAGAGAAAGCTGCTATTAAAATCAAAAAAGCAGAAAAAGAACCCGAAGAGATCCGCCTTAAGTATTTAGTGTAA